The Halalkalibacter krulwichiae genome has a segment encoding these proteins:
- a CDS encoding M24 family metallopeptidase, with translation MSRIEALRSKLKGSEIDSLLITSPYNRRYMTNFTGTAGVALISEKKAIFITDFRYVDQAKEQAKGFEIVQHTGPIILEVANQIEKLGLKKVGFEQSFLTYEAHQSYSEHIEGAVLVPISGLVEELRIIKDEKEVKMIQDAANIADAAFEHILSFIKPGITELAVSNELEFFMRKQGATSSSFDIIVASGYRSALPHGVASEKVIASGELVTLDFGAYLNGYCSDITRTVAVGNVSDELKEIYHTVLEAQLRGMKGIKPGLTGREADALTRDYITEKGYGDYFGHSTGHGLGMEVHEAPSLSMKSDTILKPGMIVTVEPGIYISGVGGTRIEDDTLITTDGNKTFTHSTKELVIVGE, from the coding sequence ATGAGTCGAATTGAAGCATTACGTTCTAAACTTAAGGGTTCAGAAATTGACAGTTTATTAATTACAAGTCCGTATAATCGTCGTTATATGACTAACTTTACTGGAACTGCAGGAGTGGCACTTATCTCAGAAAAGAAAGCCATCTTTATCACTGATTTTCGTTATGTAGATCAAGCGAAAGAGCAGGCAAAGGGTTTTGAAATTGTTCAGCATACGGGGCCCATTATCCTAGAGGTTGCCAATCAAATTGAAAAGTTAGGGTTGAAAAAGGTAGGTTTTGAACAATCATTTCTTACATATGAAGCACATCAAAGCTATTCAGAACATATTGAAGGAGCTGTTCTTGTTCCTATCTCTGGATTAGTCGAAGAGCTAAGAATAATTAAAGACGAAAAAGAAGTGAAAATGATTCAAGATGCTGCGAATATTGCTGATGCAGCATTTGAACATATTCTTTCATTTATTAAACCGGGAATAACAGAGTTAGCGGTTTCAAATGAACTTGAGTTTTTCATGAGAAAGCAAGGCGCAACAAGTTCTTCCTTTGATATTATTGTGGCATCCGGTTATAGGTCAGCTCTTCCACACGGTGTAGCAAGTGAGAAAGTGATTGCAAGCGGTGAGTTGGTTACTTTGGATTTTGGGGCATATTTAAATGGCTATTGTTCAGATATCACAAGAACGGTTGCTGTAGGAAATGTCAGCGATGAGCTAAAAGAAATTTATCATACTGTATTAGAAGCGCAACTACGTGGTATGAAGGGAATCAAACCAGGGTTAACAGGTAGAGAAGCTGATGCATTAACAAGAGATTACATTACAGAAAAAGGTTATGGAGATTATTTTGGTCATTCTACTGGTCATGGTTTAGGGATGGAAGTCCACGAAGCTCCGAGTCTTTCTATGAAGTCAGATACGATCTTAAAACCAGGGATGATCGTTACAGTAGAACCAGGCATTTATATTTCGGGAGTAGGCGGCACAAGGATTGAAGATGATACGCTCATTACCACAGATGGGAATAAAACATTCACTCATTCTACGAAAGAGTTAGTAATTGTCGGTGAGTAG
- a CDS encoding YqhR family membrane protein: protein MEKEQAQLRYPTKVALIGLFGGLIWSLIGYLTFYFHFIRVGPALALMPFALGDWKDTYIGQLVGVVVISILSIGVAFLYRFTLQKINKVWVGIGFGFVLWLLVFYVLNPLFPGLKSVQNLDINTIITSMCLYVLYGTFIGYSISYEYAEQRRNA, encoded by the coding sequence TTGGAAAAAGAACAAGCTCAATTGAGATATCCAACAAAAGTTGCTTTAATAGGATTATTTGGTGGGTTAATTTGGTCGCTAATTGGATATTTAACCTTCTATTTTCATTTTATAAGAGTCGGTCCTGCGTTAGCTTTGATGCCTTTTGCGTTAGGTGATTGGAAGGATACGTATATAGGACAATTAGTAGGTGTAGTTGTTATATCAATCTTGTCTATTGGTGTAGCTTTTCTGTATAGATTTACGTTGCAAAAGATTAATAAAGTTTGGGTTGGGATAGGTTTTGGTTTTGTTCTATGGTTACTTGTCTTTTATGTGTTAAATCCGCTGTTCCCAGGACTGAAATCTGTACAAAATTTGGATATTAATACGATCATTACGTCAATGTGTCTTTATGTGCTATACGGTACTTTTATTGGTTATTCCATTTCATATGAATATGCAGAGCAACGTAGAAATGCGTAG
- a CDS encoding SA1362 family protein, with the protein MRSIMKYMIPAVLFFAAIGLGYELIFNPLGFLTRILMIVGFIAVIFLIYRWFMARKYGVPLFPTQTGPSRAQLKKAKRTSTHRQASTPATATFKSKKPSTLSSKRKQVRPVKKRREDHNLTVIEGKKNKKKNRAFF; encoded by the coding sequence ATGCGTTCGATTATGAAGTACATGATTCCTGCCGTATTATTTTTTGCCGCTATCGGTTTAGGTTACGAACTTATCTTCAATCCGTTAGGTTTTCTAACTAGAATCTTAATGATAGTTGGTTTTATTGCCGTGATTTTTCTCATCTATAGATGGTTTATGGCTAGGAAATACGGTGTTCCTCTTTTCCCTACACAAACAGGACCGAGTCGCGCGCAATTAAAAAAGGCGAAAAGAACGAGTACTCATCGGCAAGCTTCGACACCCGCTACGGCTACATTTAAAAGTAAAAAGCCAAGTACCCTCTCATCAAAAAGGAAGCAAGTTCGTCCGGTTAAAAAACGACGTGAAGATCATAATTTAACTGTTATTGAAGGAAAGAAAAATAAAAAGAAGAATCGAGCGTTTTTTTAA
- a CDS encoding patatin-like phospholipase family protein, which yields MMIDGVFAGGGVKAFAFVGALQEMEERGYTFDRLAGTSAGAIVAALIKVGYTSDELFTLLDELELESFKDERMSVLPFTIAKWIHIYFRLGLYKGNALEAWLKDVLAAKGVRTFGDLPKGSLRIIASDLTKGKLLVLPDDLQNYGVIPEKFSVARAIRMSCSIPFFFEPVKIYDRGSGGKASYIVDGGLLSNFPLWLFMDGNIKRWKRPVIGFHLKPEMSEMPPKKINNAVTMYRALFETMTSAHDLKYVDADDAKNVVFIPILDVKATDFELTDEQKEQLVVLGKEETGHFLKNWSY from the coding sequence ATGATGATAGATGGAGTATTTGCTGGTGGGGGTGTCAAAGCTTTTGCGTTTGTTGGCGCCTTACAGGAGATGGAAGAGAGAGGTTATACGTTTGACCGATTGGCAGGTACAAGTGCTGGAGCCATTGTAGCTGCATTAATTAAAGTAGGATATACGAGTGATGAACTATTTACACTTTTAGACGAATTAGAATTAGAGTCATTTAAAGATGAAAGAATGTCGGTACTCCCTTTCACGATAGCTAAATGGATTCATATTTACTTTCGATTAGGGTTATATAAAGGAAATGCGCTTGAGGCTTGGCTGAAAGATGTGCTAGCCGCTAAAGGAGTAAGGACATTTGGAGACTTACCAAAAGGCTCGTTACGTATAATTGCATCTGATCTAACAAAGGGGAAACTGCTTGTTCTTCCTGATGATTTACAGAACTATGGAGTAATACCAGAAAAATTTTCTGTTGCTCGTGCTATTCGTATGAGTTGCAGTATTCCTTTTTTCTTCGAACCAGTGAAAATTTATGACCGGGGAAGTGGGGGGAAAGCTTCTTATATCGTTGATGGAGGCTTGTTAAGTAATTTTCCTTTATGGTTATTTATGGATGGGAATATAAAAAGGTGGAAGCGTCCGGTGATTGGATTTCATTTAAAGCCAGAAATGAGCGAAATGCCACCAAAGAAAATAAATAATGCCGTTACAATGTACCGAGCTCTATTTGAAACAATGACTTCAGCTCATGATTTGAAATATGTAGATGCAGATGATGCTAAAAATGTTGTGTTCATCCCAATCCTAGATGTAAAGGCAACAGATTTTGAATTAACAGATGAACAAAAGGAACAATTGGTTGTGTTAGGAAAAGAAGAAACTGGACATTTCTTAAAGAATTGGAGCTATTAA
- the mntR gene encoding transcriptional regulator MntR, with the protein MPTPSMEDYLERIYMLIEEKGYARVSDIAEALEVHPSSVTKMVQKLDKSEYLIYERYRGLVLTSKGKKIGKRLVYRHELLEDFMRIIGVDDSHIYQDVEGIEHHLSWDAIDRIGDLVQYFQEQEARVKALRDIQKQNEE; encoded by the coding sequence ATGCCAACACCGAGTATGGAAGATTATTTAGAGCGAATTTACATGTTGATAGAGGAGAAAGGCTACGCCAGAGTTTCCGATATCGCAGAGGCATTAGAAGTCCACCCTTCTTCAGTAACAAAAATGGTTCAGAAGCTCGATAAAAGTGAATACTTAATCTACGAACGATATCGTGGATTGGTTCTGACATCAAAAGGGAAGAAAATTGGGAAACGTCTAGTTTATCGTCATGAACTATTAGAGGATTTTATGCGAATCATTGGTGTTGATGACTCTCATATTTATCAAGATGTTGAAGGGATTGAGCATCACCTAAGTTGGGATGCAATTGACCGAATAGGAGATCTTGTACAATATTTTCAAGAGCAAGAAGCTAGGGTGAAGGCGTTAAGAGATATTCAAAAACAAAATGAAGAATAA
- the splB gene encoding spore photoproduct lyase, whose protein sequence is MKAFTPQLVYIEPRALDYPLGRQLKEKFEEEGVEIRETTSHNQVRNIPGNNDLQQYRNAKSTLVIGVRKTLKFDTSKPSAEYALPLATGCMGHCHYCYLQTTLGNKPYIRTYVNLDEIFEATDKYIEERSPEITRFEAACTSDVVGLDHLTHSLKKTIEHIGQTDLGRLRFVTKYHHVDHLLDAKHNGNTRFRFSVNSDYVIKQFEPGTSSFLERIEAAGKVAKADYPLGFIVAPLILHDGWKEGYHELFERLEAILPPYAKKDLTFELIQHRFTKTAKNIIQKRYPKSKLEMNEEERKYKWGRYGRGKYVYKDDQAGDLKETIQTYIDRFFPEAKMEYFT, encoded by the coding sequence TTGAAAGCTTTTACACCACAACTCGTTTATATTGAACCTCGAGCTCTTGATTATCCTTTAGGTCGTCAGCTAAAGGAGAAATTTGAAGAAGAAGGTGTGGAAATTCGAGAAACCACTTCACATAATCAAGTTAGGAATATTCCGGGAAATAATGATCTCCAACAATATCGAAATGCTAAATCAACGTTAGTAATTGGAGTAAGAAAAACATTGAAGTTTGATACATCGAAACCTTCAGCTGAGTATGCTCTTCCCCTTGCAACTGGTTGTATGGGACATTGTCATTATTGTTATTTACAAACGACTTTAGGCAATAAACCATATATTCGTACTTATGTGAACCTTGATGAGATTTTTGAAGCTACGGATAAATATATCGAAGAAAGAAGTCCAGAAATTACACGATTTGAGGCAGCGTGTACCTCGGATGTAGTAGGCCTTGATCATCTTACACATTCCTTGAAAAAGACAATTGAGCATATTGGTCAAACTGATTTAGGGCGCTTACGATTTGTGACTAAGTATCATCATGTTGATCATCTACTTGATGCTAAGCATAATGGGAACACACGCTTTCGCTTTAGTGTAAACTCTGATTATGTTATTAAGCAATTTGAGCCTGGAACGTCATCATTTTTGGAACGAATAGAAGCAGCAGGGAAAGTTGCAAAAGCAGACTATCCACTTGGCTTTATAGTAGCTCCTTTGATTTTGCATGATGGTTGGAAAGAAGGGTATCATGAATTATTTGAACGTTTAGAAGCGATTTTACCACCGTATGCGAAAAAGGATTTAACGTTTGAACTAATTCAGCATCGTTTTACGAAGACAGCAAAAAATATCATTCAAAAGCGCTATCCAAAATCTAAGCTAGAAATGAATGAAGAGGAACGTAAGTATAAATGGGGAAGGTATGGAAGAGGGAAATATGTCTATAAAGATGATCAAGCCGGTGACTTAAAAGAAACCATTCAAACTTATATCGATCGCTTTTTTCCTGAAGCAAAAATGGAATATTTTACGTAA
- a CDS encoding vitamin B12-dependent ribonucleotide reductase, producing the protein MAMTMSNVLRLDVERLNKDIEDFPQVHPITEEMHIQKKGVSRLVMLDRYTFKDTEKKTLKTGDFVVLTVKDDPKFPARGYGFVIELDRESNKAKVLVDEEFRGVLDGEAAETGIVHRSLDTIEKPLELFYEQIAKRNATGLASVEQTEEKRQESFEQFYEQLVSMNFIPAGRVLYGAGAETDVTYFNCYVMPYVQDSREGISEHRKQVMEIMSRGGGVGTNGSTLRPRNTLARGVNGKSSGSVSWLDDIAKLTHLVEQGGSRRGAQMIMLSDWHPDILEFIISKMQNPRILRFLLENTTDEQIQKLVNDKLHFTPLNATEESMYQGILNYKAIPGQGGFEQKVIREAEEKLHIGGTYSVNNPEFLTGANISVCLTKEFMEAVENDEVYALRFPDVENYNEEEMAVYNEKWHEIGDVREWEELGYGVRTYRIIKAKELWNLINICATYSAEPGIFFIDNANDKTNAKAYGQKVVATNPCGEQPLAPFSVCNLAAINLAEMANKQTKEIDLEKLKKTVEVGVRMQDNVIDATPYFLEQNTKQAKGERRVGLGVMGLHDLLIYCESVYGSEQGNQLVDQVFETIATTAYRTSIELAKEKGSFPFLIGQTEEETAQLRHAFINTGYMKQMPEDIREGIIEHGIRNSHLLTVAPTGSTGTMVGVSTGLEPYFSFSYFRSGRLGKFIEVKAEIVQEYLEKNPQTDENQLPEWFISTMELPPEAHADVQCIIQRWVDSSLSKTVNAPRGYTVEQVQAVYERLYKGGAKGGTVYVDGSRDAQVLSLKAEENHFGDDDTEQVELKQYDVEKNSKVVLVDTIAEVRSTNVTIGSEVGNTCPVCREGQVEDIGGCNTCTSCGAQLKCGL; encoded by the coding sequence ATGGCGATGACGATGTCAAATGTGTTACGCCTAGATGTGGAACGATTAAACAAGGATATTGAGGATTTTCCACAAGTGCATCCTATTACTGAGGAGATGCATATTCAGAAAAAGGGAGTATCTAGACTTGTAATGCTTGACCGTTATACTTTTAAAGATACGGAAAAGAAAACATTAAAGACTGGAGACTTTGTCGTGTTAACGGTAAAAGATGATCCGAAATTCCCAGCGCGTGGATATGGGTTTGTGATTGAACTTGACCGTGAAAGTAACAAAGCAAAAGTCTTAGTCGATGAGGAATTCCGCGGGGTTTTAGATGGAGAAGCAGCCGAAACGGGAATTGTTCACCGTTCGTTAGATACAATTGAAAAACCACTTGAACTTTTCTATGAGCAAATTGCGAAAAGAAACGCAACGGGTTTAGCATCTGTCGAGCAGACAGAGGAAAAAAGACAAGAATCTTTTGAGCAGTTTTATGAGCAGCTTGTCTCAATGAATTTTATTCCGGCAGGTCGTGTATTATATGGAGCTGGTGCGGAAACAGATGTAACCTATTTTAACTGTTATGTTATGCCTTATGTTCAGGACTCTAGAGAAGGGATCTCTGAACATCGTAAACAGGTGATGGAAATTATGAGCCGCGGTGGAGGTGTAGGAACTAATGGTTCTACATTGAGACCGCGTAATACACTAGCGCGTGGAGTTAATGGGAAGTCATCGGGTTCTGTATCGTGGCTAGATGACATTGCGAAGTTGACACATCTTGTAGAACAAGGTGGGTCAAGACGTGGTGCTCAAATGATTATGCTTTCTGATTGGCATCCGGATATTCTAGAGTTCATCATTTCTAAAATGCAAAATCCGCGAATTTTAAGATTTTTGCTTGAAAATACGACAGATGAACAAATACAGAAGCTTGTAAACGATAAGTTACATTTTACTCCTTTAAATGCGACAGAAGAGTCTATGTACCAAGGGATTCTAAATTATAAGGCTATCCCTGGGCAAGGTGGATTTGAACAAAAAGTTATCAGAGAAGCAGAAGAAAAACTTCACATAGGCGGAACATACTCTGTCAATAACCCTGAATTCTTAACGGGAGCTAATATTTCTGTTTGTTTAACAAAAGAATTTATGGAAGCAGTTGAAAATGATGAGGTTTACGCATTACGATTCCCTGATGTTGAAAACTATAATGAGGAAGAAATGGCTGTCTATAATGAAAAATGGCATGAAATTGGTGATGTTCGTGAATGGGAAGAATTAGGTTATGGTGTTCGAACATACCGGATTATTAAAGCTAAAGAATTATGGAACCTAATAAATATTTGTGCTACGTATAGTGCAGAGCCAGGGATCTTCTTTATTGATAATGCAAATGATAAGACAAATGCGAAGGCATATGGACAAAAGGTTGTAGCAACGAACCCTTGTGGTGAACAACCACTAGCTCCATTTTCAGTTTGTAACCTCGCAGCTATTAATTTAGCTGAAATGGCAAACAAGCAAACAAAGGAAATTGATCTTGAAAAGCTTAAGAAAACGGTTGAAGTAGGCGTACGCATGCAAGATAATGTTATTGATGCAACTCCGTACTTCTTGGAACAAAATACGAAACAAGCAAAAGGCGAGCGTCGTGTTGGATTAGGTGTAATGGGCCTGCATGATTTATTAATTTACTGCGAATCCGTCTATGGTTCAGAGCAAGGCAATCAATTAGTTGATCAAGTATTCGAAACGATTGCTACAACGGCTTATCGCACAAGTATTGAATTGGCCAAGGAAAAGGGAAGTTTTCCATTCTTAATTGGTCAAACGGAAGAGGAAACTGCACAATTACGTCATGCCTTTATTAATACTGGCTATATGAAACAAATGCCAGAAGACATCAGAGAAGGTATTATTGAACATGGTATTAGAAACTCGCATTTGCTAACTGTTGCACCTACAGGAAGTACTGGAACAATGGTTGGTGTTTCAACGGGGCTTGAGCCATACTTTTCTTTCTCTTATTTCCGTAGTGGTCGTCTAGGAAAGTTTATTGAAGTTAAAGCAGAAATTGTTCAAGAGTATTTAGAGAAAAACCCTCAGACAGATGAGAATCAACTGCCTGAATGGTTTATCTCAACGATGGAGTTGCCTCCTGAAGCTCATGCTGATGTTCAGTGCATCATTCAGCGTTGGGTCGACAGTTCTCTATCTAAAACTGTAAATGCACCTCGTGGTTATACAGTTGAACAAGTTCAGGCTGTTTACGAACGTCTTTACAAAGGTGGAGCAAAAGGCGGTACGGTATATGTTGACGGAAGTCGTGATGCACAAGTTCTATCCTTAAAAGCAGAAGAAAATCATTTTGGTGACGATGATACAGAGCAAGTGGAATTGAAACAATATGATGTTGAAAAAAATAGTAAAGTGGTTTTAGTTGATACGATTGCTGAAGTAAGATCAACAAATGTTACAATTGGCTCTGAAGTAGGAAACACATGTCCTGTTTGTCGTGAGGGACAAGTTGAAGACATCGGTGGATGTAACACTTGTACAAGCTGTGGTGCACAATTGAAGTGTGGGTTATAA
- the dat gene encoding D-amino-acid transaminase produces MDYIIYNQELVPRSEATIQFDDRGYYFGDGIYEVAKIYEGKPFAMDLHLKRLRSSAEKLDMAFPFSETTMTELLLHLLQKNNVKNGLIYFQLTRGVEPRNHLYTRKSIPVFTAFTQPSQDLKDMQKNGIDVWLTDDIRWLRCDIKTLNLLGNVMVKRESADNGCQEAILNRDGFITEGSSSNLFLVKDKVLYTHPATNLILNGITRQVLINLAKKYDYKVVEEPFPVDVLEHADEAFITSTSVEIAPIKSVRGQLSANFEVGPVTKDLQNKFKELLPKGE; encoded by the coding sequence ATGGACTATATAATTTACAATCAAGAGCTTGTGCCTAGATCAGAAGCTACTATCCAATTTGATGATCGCGGATATTACTTCGGAGATGGAATTTATGAAGTTGCAAAAATATATGAAGGAAAACCTTTTGCTATGGATCTCCATTTAAAAAGACTTCGCTCAAGCGCTGAAAAATTAGATATGGCATTTCCATTTTCAGAAACAACCATGACTGAATTATTGTTGCACTTATTACAAAAGAATAACGTAAAGAACGGACTCATATACTTTCAACTAACTCGAGGTGTCGAGCCAAGAAACCATTTATATACTAGAAAATCCATTCCTGTATTTACTGCTTTTACTCAGCCTTCACAAGACCTAAAAGATATGCAAAAGAATGGAATAGATGTTTGGCTCACAGACGATATCCGTTGGCTTCGTTGCGATATTAAGACATTGAATTTACTTGGAAATGTCATGGTAAAACGTGAATCTGCTGATAACGGGTGTCAAGAAGCGATTTTAAACCGTGATGGGTTCATTACGGAAGGTTCTTCATCTAATTTATTCCTAGTAAAAGATAAAGTTCTCTACACTCACCCTGCGACAAACCTAATATTAAACGGAATAACAAGACAGGTGTTAATCAATCTCGCAAAGAAATACGACTATAAAGTTGTAGAAGAACCATTTCCAGTAGATGTACTAGAACATGCAGATGAGGCTTTTATTACAAGTACTTCTGTTGAAATCGCTCCGATAAAATCAGTGAGAGGACAGCTATCAGCTAACTTTGAAGTTGGTCCAGTAACAAAAGATTTACAAAATAAGTTTAAAGAGCTTTTACCAAAAGGGGAATAA